The following are encoded in a window of Heliangelus exortis chromosome 9, bHelExo1.hap1, whole genome shotgun sequence genomic DNA:
- the ARHGEF4 gene encoding rho guanine nucleotide exchange factor 4 isoform X4, whose translation MDDQELGFKAGDVIEVMDATNKEWWWGRIVDSEGWFPASFVRLRVNQDEPMEDYPLKAEGGREEEAGSGSRRLGMGQSTKDQMRTNVINEIISTERDYIKHLKDICEGYIKQCRKRADMFTEEQLKTIFGNIEDIYRCQKKFVKALEKKFNKDHPHLSEVGSCFLEYQTEFQIYSEYCNNHPNACLELSRLTKVNKYLYFFEACRLLQKMIDISLDGFLLTPVQKICKYPLQLAELLKYTNPQHRDFKDVEAALNAMKNVAQLINERKRRLENIDKIAHWQSSIEDWEGEDVLVRSSELIYSGELTKISHPQAKSQQRMFFLFDHQLVCCKKDLLRRDILYYKSRINMDEMEILDVEDGKDKDFNISVKNAFKLHCPDTEEVHLFCTKKPEQKQRWLKAFENERRQVQLDQETGFSITELQKKQAMLNASKQHQTGKPKALSRPSYDFLLRQKPPSLPSTLPQHQLFMLAEPKRKPSNFWQNISRLTPFRK comes from the exons ATGGATGACCAGGAGCTGGGGTTCAAGGCTGGTGATGTCATTGAAGTGATGGATGCTACCAACAAGGAGTGGTGGTGGGGGAGGATTGTGGACAGTGAAGGATGGTTTCCTGCCAGCTTTGTACGG CTTCGAGTAAACCAGGATGAGCCCATGGAAGATTATCCCCTGAAGGCAGAgggtggcagggaggaggaggctggcaGCGGGTCCCGCCGCCTGGGCATGGGACAGAGCACCAAGGACCAGATGAGGACCAATGTCATCAATGAGATCATCAGCACAGAGAGAGATTACATCAAGCACCTGAAGGACATCTGTGAG GGTTACATCAAGCAGTGCCGCAAAAGAGCTGACATGTTtacagaggagcagctgaagacaATCTTTGGAAATATTGAGGACATTTACAGGTGCCAGAAGAAATTTGTTAAAGCACTAGAGAAGAAATTCAACAAAGACCACCCACATTTGAGTGAGGTTGGCTCATGCTTCTTGGAATAT CAAACAGAGTTCCAGATCTACTCTGAGTACTGCAACAACCACCCCAATGCCTGCTTGGAGCTGTCCCGCCTCACCAAAGTGAACAAGTACCTCTACTTCTTTGAAGCCTGTCGCCTGCTCCAGAAGATGATTGACATCTCTCTGGATGGCTTTCTGCTCACCCCTGTGCAGAAAATCTGCAAATATCCCCTGCAGctggctgagctgctgaagTACACCAACCCCCAGCACAG GGATTTCAAAGATGTTGAAGCTGCCTTAAATGCCATGAAGAACGTTGCTCAGCTCATCAAcgagaggaagaggaggttgGAGAACATTGACAAAATTGCTCACTGGCAGAGCTCCATTGAAGACTGGGAA GGTGAAGATGTCCTAGTCAGAAGCTCAGAACTCATCTATTCTGGGGAATTAACCAAAATTTCCCACCCTCAGGCCAAGAGCCAGCAGAGGATGTTCTTCCTCTTTGATCACCAGCTTGTCTGCTGTAAAAAG GACCTCCTGCGCCGGGACATCCTGTACTACAAGAGTCGGATCAACATGGACGAGATGGAAATATTGGATGTAGAAGATGGGAAGGACAAAGACTTCAACATCAGTGTCAAAAACGCCTTCAAACTGCACTGCCCAGACACTGAGGAGGTTCACTTGTTCTGTACAAAAAAGCCTGAGCAGAAGCAACGCTGGCTGAAGGCCTTTGAGAACGAAAGGAGACAGGTTCAGCTGGACCAGGAGACAG GTTTTTCTatcacagagctgcagaaaaaacagGCAATGCTGAATGCCAGCAAGCAGCACCAGACTGGGAAGCCTAAGG ctctCAGCAGGCCATCCTATGACTTTCTGCTGCGTCAGAAGCcccccagcctgcccagcaccctcccccagcaccagctcttcATGCTGGCGGAGCCCAAGCGCAAGCCCTCCAACTTCTGGCAGAACATCAGCAGGCTGACACCCTTCAGGAAATGA